Within the Cystobacter fuscus DSM 2262 genome, the region CCCAGGAGCGAGAAGTCCCCCAACCAGGTCATCATCCACACCGCGCCCCCGAGTGGGCACAGCAGGGCCACGTCGATGACCAGCTCCTCCACGAGGAACGCGCTGCGCCCGGCCAGCCGCACCAGCCCGTGCAGCGCGGCACAGAGCGTGAAGAGCAGATAGGGCAGTCCCAGCGCGACCCGGGCCTGCCAGGGCAGCTCCAGGGCGAACGCCGGCACGAGGGCCAGGGCGCCTGGCGGAAGGAGGGCCCCCAGCAGGGTGAACAGCCGGGAGGGACGTCCGGAGCGCGCGGGCACGGCGGTGAGCGGCAGGGCCAGCGGGACGAGGACGAGGGGCGCCAGCAGGAAGAGCGTCTCGGCGAGGAGGAACTCGTGGAAGCTGCCCGTGGCCCACCTCGCGGCCAGCAAGGCGCTCCAGATTCCGAGTCCGAGCGCGGGCCCTCCCAGGGAAAGCCCTCGGGTCCCGCTCCACCGCTGTCCTTCCGCGCGTATCGCCGTCACGGCCACACCATAGGGGTTGAACTCGGGGTCTGTCCCCGGAGATGCCATCAGTCCGGGTTCCGCGAGGGGGAGACGAGCCAGCGGAATGGATGCGCATGACGGAGTCCCTCCGACCCTGTTACACCCCATACTGTTGCGCCCAAGCGTGTCAGCGCCCCGGCCGACGCGACGCATGATGCTCGACATCCCAGGGTACAAGCTCCTCGGTACGCTGCGCACGACCAGTGCGAGCGTGCTCTTCCACGCGGTGCGTGAGTCGGATGGCCTGCCGGTCATCATCAAGACCCCCGCCGTCCAAGCCCCGAGCCCGCGTGAGCGCGAGCGCTATCGCCGGGAGTTCGACATCCTGCGGCGGCTGCGGGAGGTGGGCGGCGTGGTCCGCGCCTTTTCGCAGGAGGATCTGCTCGGCCGTCCGGTGATCCTCATGGAGCGGCTGCGGGGCGAGCCCCTGGCCGAGGTCGTGGGCAAACCCATGGAGGTGCCCCGGTTCCTGGAGCTGGCCCTCTCGCTGGCCTCCACCCTCGCGCAGGTGCACCGCCACGGCGTCATCCACAAGGACATCAAGCCCGGCAACATCATCGCCGAGCCCGAGGGCGGCGCCCGCCTCATCGACTTCGGGGTGGCCACGCTCCAACGGGTGGAGCACCAGGAGGCGGCGCCCGCCTCCCTCATCGAGGGGACACTCGCGTACATGTCGCCCGAGCAGACCGGGCGGATGAATCGCCAGGTGGACTACCGCACGGACTTCTACTCGCTCGGGGTCACGTTCTACGAGCTGCTCACCGGGATCCGCCCCTTCCACGGACGAGACGCGCTCGAGTGGTTCCACGCCCACATCGCCCAACGTCCGAAGCCTCCCCACGAGCTCGTCCCCGCCGTGCCTCCCGCCGTCTCGGCCGTCGTACTCAAGCTGTTGGCCAAGACGGCCGAGGAGCGCTACCAGAGCGCCGAGGGACTGCTGCGCGATCTGGAGAAGTGCCGCGACGGGGCGCTCGAGGCGTTCCCCCTGGGCACCGCGGACAGCCCCCAACGCTTCCAGTTGCCGCAGCGGCTCTATGGGCGCGAGACGCACGTCGTCACGCTGCTGCGGGGCTTCGAGCGCGTCGCGCGGGGAGGAGCCGCGGAGCTCATGCTGGTGCACGGCTACTCCGGCATCGGCAAGTCCTCGCTGGTGCGGGAGCTGCACAAGCCGGTGGTGCAACGGCGTGGGTTCTTCCTGAGCGGCAAGTTCGAGCAGTTCCAGCGCGACATCCCCTACGCGATGCTGGCGCAGGCCATCCGCGGGCTCGTGCAGCAGTTGATGGCGGGCAGCGACGAGGAGCTGGCCCGCTGGCGTGAGCGCCTCCAGGCGGCCTGGGCGGAGAATGGCCAGGTGCTGGTGGAGCTCGTTCCCCAGTTGGAGCGCATCGTGGGCCGGCAGCCCTCGGTCCAGGAGCTGACGCTCGCCGAGGCGCAGAACCGCTTCAGGCGGGTGTTCCGCCAGTTCCTCGGCGTCTTCGCCACGCCGGAGCACCCCCTCGTCCTCTTCCTGGATGACTTGCAGTGGGCGGACCTGGCCAGCCTCCAGCTCCTCCAGCACCTGCTCACCCATCCGGAGACACCGCCCCTGCTGCTGCTCGGGGCCTACCGGGACAACGAAGTCACGCCCGCGCATCCGCTGATGCTGACGGTGGACACGGCGCGCAAGTCAGGCGCCCGGGTGACGGACCTCCGGCTCGAGCCACTGAGCGTGGAGCAGGTCCAGCAGCTCGTCACGGACGCGCTGCCCGGAGCGGGTCCGGAGCTCGTGCTGCCCCTGTCGGCGCTGGTGCGCGAGAAGACGGGCGGCAACCCGTTCTTCATCAACCAGCTCCTGCTGGCGCTCGACCAGGATGGCCTGCTCACCCGCACGCCCCAGGACACCTGGGAGTGGGACGCCGAGCGCGTCCAGGCCAAGGGCTATTCGGACAACGTGGTCGACTTCATGGTGGCCAAGCTGCGCCAACTCCCCGCGTGGGACCAACGCCTGCTGAGCCTGGCCGCGTGCGTGGGCAATGTCTTCTCCCTCGCGATGCTGAACACCCTGTCCGGGCAACGAGGGGAAGACGAGGTGGAGCAGGGACTCGCCCCCGCGCTGCAGGAAGGCCTGTTGATGCGCGACGGCCCGGAGCAGTTGCGCTTCCTGCATGACCGCATCCACCAGGCGGCCCATGCCCTCATCTCCGCGGAGGAGCGCAAGGCCATCCACCTGCGCATCGGCCGGACACTGCTCGCGAGCCTCCAGCCGGAGGATCTGCACCAGAAGCTCTTCGACGTGGTGAGCCAGCTCAACGACGCGATGGAGCTCATCCACGAGCCCGCGGAGCGCCACCGCCTCGCGCGGCTGAACGCCGAGGCGGGCATGAAGGCCAAGGCCTCCATCGCGCATCGCCCCGCCATCTCCTATTTCACCAAGGCCTTCTCGCTCATTCCCGGGGACCCGTGGGAGACGGAC harbors:
- a CDS encoding YndJ family transporter, producing the protein MLAARWATGSFHEFLLAETLFLLAPLVLVPLALPLTAVPARSGRPSRLFTLLGALLPPGALALVPAFALELPWQARVALGLPYLLFTLCAALHGLVRLAGRSAFLVEELVIDVALLCPLGGAVWMMTWLGDFSLLGFQGLWVLLTAVHFHFAGFGCLLIAGLLGRLLSSRWMTGRMGASACAGGSAPMCAMGAPSTWPPTPATWPARHEMWFFGRKYLELHYFIERLAEAGPE